Proteins from a genomic interval of Lolium perenne isolate Kyuss_39 chromosome 1, Kyuss_2.0, whole genome shotgun sequence:
- the LOC127314903 gene encoding DNA-directed RNA polymerase II subunit RPB7 — MFFHIVLERNMQLHPRHFGPHLRDKLVAKLMKDVEGTCSGRHGFVVAITGVEEVGKGLIREGTGFVTFPVKYQCVVFRPFKGEILEAVVTMVNKMGFFAEAGPVQIFVSNHLIPDDMEFQSGDVPNYTTSDGSVKIQKESEVRLKIIGTRVDATEIFCIGTIKDDYLGIISDPGAAS, encoded by the exons ATGTTCTTCCACATCGTCCTGGAGCGGAACATGCAGCTGCACCCGCGCCACTTCGGCCCGCACCTGCGCGACAAGCTCGTCGCCAAGCTCATGAAGGACGTCGAGGGCACCTGCAG CGGGCGGCACGGGTTCGTGGTGGCGATCACGGGGGTGGAGGAGGTCGGGAAGGGGCTCATCCGGGAGGGCACGGGCTTCGTCACCTTCCCCGTTAAGTACCAGTGCGTCGTCTTCCGCCCCTTCAAGGGCGAGATCCTCGAGGCCGTCGTCACCATGGTCAACAAG ATGGGGTTCTTCGCAGAGGCTGGGCCTGTGCAGATCTTCGTGTCAAATCAT CTGATTCCTGACGATATGGAGTTCCAATCTGGTGATGTGCCAAACTACACAACTTCTGATGGATCG GTGAAAATTCAAAAAGAAAGTGAGGTTCGTTTGAAGATCATAGGCACCCGTGTTGATGCGACAGAAATT TTTTGCATCGGCACGATAAAAGATGACTATCTGGGTATTATCAGTGATCCTGGTGCAGCATCGTAA
- the LOC127314911 gene encoding 1-(5-phosphoribosyl)-5-[(5-phosphoribosylamino)methylideneamino] imidazole-4-carboxamide isomerase, chloroplastic produces MSFRMASRCAARLPQPPCAAPQPRCASSRVSVPPARSGVSRGRAVVCSVSFRPCIDIHKGKVKQIVGSTLRDTSDDGTVLVTNFESDKPPAEFASIYKQDGLVGGHVIMLGGDDASRSAALEALHAYPGGLQVGGGINLENAMSYLNEGASHVIVTSYVFSDGKMNIERLTQLVELVGKQRLVLDLSCRKKDGRYAIVTDRWQKFSDVFVDGPTLEHLAAYADEFLVHGVDVEGKRLGIDEELVALLGRHSPIPTTYAGGVSTMDDLERIKQAGNSGVDVTVGSALDIFGGDLPYSRVVSWHKEQNMVSQQ; encoded by the exons atgagCTTCCGGATGGCGTCGAGGTGCGCGGCGAGGCTTCCGCAGCCACCGTGCGCGGCGCCGCAGCCCCGCTGCGCGAGCTCGCGGGTCTCGGTGCCCCCGGCGAGATCCggcgtgtcaa GAGGACGTGCCGTCGTGTGCTCGGTTAGCTTCAGGCCGTGTATTGACATTCACAAG GGGAAAGTTAAGCAGATTGTTGGCTCCACTCTGCGTGATACATCAGATGATGGGACGGTACTAGTGACTAATTTTGAATCGGACAAGCCTCCAGCAGAATTTGCGAGTATTTATAAACAAGATGGACTTGTTGGTGGGCATGTCATAATGCTTGGTGGCGACGATGCAAGCCGTTCTGCTGCGCTGGAAGCGCTACATGCATATCCTG GTGGTTTGCAAGTTGGTGGTGGAATAAATTTGGAGAATGCAATGTCTTACCTTAATGAAGGGGCAAGTCACGTGATTGTAACTTCT TATGTGTTTAGTGATGGCAAAATGAACATTGAAAGGCTGACACAGCTTGTGGAGCTTGTTGGGAAGCAAAGGCTTGTATTGGACCTTAGTTGTCGAAAAAAG GATGGCAGATATGCCATCGTGACTGACAGATGGCAGAAGTTCAGTGATGTCTTTGTTGATGGGCCAACATTAGAACATCTTGCTGCCTACGCAGACGAGTTTTTGGTCCATGGAGTTGATGTGGAGGGCAAAAG GTTAGGAATTGATGAGGAACTTGTGGCGCTACTGGGACGCCATTCACCT ATCCCTACAACATACGCTGGGGGCGTGTCAACGATGGACGATTTGGAGAGGATAAAGCAGGCAGGCAACAGCGGAGTTGATGTTACTGTCGGCAGTGCCCTAGACATATTCGGTGGAGATTTGCCCTACAGTAGAGTTGTCAGTTGGCACAAGGAGCAAAATATGGTTAGCCAACAGTGA